From Pseudorca crassidens isolate mPseCra1 chromosome 7, mPseCra1.hap1, whole genome shotgun sequence, a single genomic window includes:
- the GALNT12 gene encoding polypeptide N-acetylgalactosaminyltransferase 12 isoform X3, whose amino-acid sequence MQNKIPAVLDLTVERGCKYTNKCKEKKYNYDQLPTTSVIITFYNEAWSTLLRTVYSVLETSPDTLLEEVILVDDYSDREHLKERLASELARLPKVRLIRANKREGLVRARLLGASAAKGDVLTFLDCHCECHEGWLEPLLQRIHEEELAVVCPVIDVIDWNTFEYLGNAGEPQIGGFDWRLVFTWHVVPERERIRMRSPIDVIRSPTMAGGLFSVSKKYFEYLGSYDTGMEVWGGENLEFSFRIWQCGGTLETHPCSHVGHVFPRQAPYSRNKALANSVRAAEVWMDEFKELYYHRNPQARLEPFGDVTERRQLRARLQCKDFKWFLSTVYPELHVPEDRPGFFGMLQNKGLKDYCFDYNPPNEHEIIGHQVILYHCHGMGQNQFFEYTSQNEIRYNTHQPEGCVAVEAGMDVLIMHLCEGATPEDQKFILQQDGSLFHVQSKKCVQAERKELSDGFVPLLRDCTNSDHQKWFFKEHMV is encoded by the exons GtgcaaagagaagaaatacaatTATGATCAATTGCCCACGACATCTGTCATCATAACATTTTATAATGAAGCCTGGTCAACTCTCCTTCGGACAGTTTACAGTGTCCTCGAGACATCCCCAGACACCCTGCTAGAAGAAGTTATCCTTGTAGATGACTACAGCGATCGAG AGCACCTGAAGGAACGCCTGGCCTCCGAGCTGGCCAGGCTGCCCAAGGTCCGCCTGATCCGCGCCAACAAGAGGGAGGGCCTGGTGCGGGCACGGCTGCTGGGGGCTTCCGCGGCCAAGGGCGACGTGCTGACCTTCCTGGACTGCCACTGCGAGTGCCACGAAGGGTGGCTGGAGCCGCTGCTGCAGAG GATCCATGAAGAGGAGTTGGCAGTGGTGTGCCCTGTGATCGATGTGATCGACTGGAACACCTTCGAGTACCTGGGGAACGCTGGGGAGCCCCAGATTGGCGGTTTCGACTGGAGGCTGGTGTTCACGTGGCACGTGGTTCCCGAGAGGGAGAGGATCCGCATGCGGTCCCCCATCGATGTCATCAG GTCTCCAACCATGGCTGGTGGGCTGTTTTCTGTGagtaagaaatattttgaataccTGGGGTCTTACGATACAGGAATGGAAGTTTGGGGCGGAGAAAACCTCGAATTCTCATTTAGA ATCTGGCAGTGCGGGGGGACCCTGGAGACACACCCGTGTTCGCACGTTGGCCACGTTTTCCCCAGGCAAGCTCCCTACTCCCGCAACAAGGCTCTGGCCAACAGTGTCCGCGCAGCTGAAGTGTGGATGGATGAATTTAAAGAGCTCTACTACCATCGCAACCCCCAGGCCCGCTTG GAACCCTTTGGGGATGTGACAGAGAGGAGGCAGCTCCGTGCAAGGCTCCAGTGTAAGGACTTCAAGTGGTTCTTGAGTACCGTGTATCCAGAACTGCACGTGCCTGAGGACAGGCCTGGCTTCTTCGGGATG CTCCAGAACAAAGGACTAAAAGATTACTGCTTTGACTATAACCCTCCCAATGAACACGAGATCATAGGACATCAGGTCATTCTGTACCACTGTCATGGGATGGGTCAGAACCAG TTTTTCGAGTACACGTCCCAGAATGAAATACGCTATAACACCCACCAGCCAGAAGGCTGCGTGGCGGTGGAGGCCGGAATGGATGTTCTCATCATGCATCTTTGCGAGGGAGCCACCCCAGAGGATCAGAAGTTCATCTTGCAGCAG GATGGTTCTTTATTTCATGTACAGTCCAAGAAATGTGTTCAGGCTGAGAGGAAGGAACTGAGCGACGGTTTTGTACCACTCTTACGAGACTGTACCAACTCAGATCATCAGAAATGGTTCTTCAAGGAACACATGGTATGA